A genomic stretch from Schaalia odontolytica includes:
- a CDS encoding adenylyltransferase/cytidyltransferase family protein → MDETTQHRTPITGYVPGGFDMFHQGHLNILRAARERCDRLVVGVTSDEALIRMKGRAPVIPLKERCDLVSSLRFVDAVVVDLDQDKRLAWRLQPFDVLFKGDDWKDTPKGAALEAEMAEVGASVVYLPYTPSTSSTKLRRFIAPEDFSDEAPAQDTDQVVEGEAQ, encoded by the coding sequence GTGGACGAAACGACTCAGCATCGCACCCCCATCACCGGCTACGTACCCGGCGGTTTTGACATGTTCCATCAGGGGCACCTCAACATCCTGCGCGCCGCGCGTGAGCGCTGCGATCGCCTCGTCGTCGGCGTGACCTCGGACGAGGCCCTCATCCGTATGAAGGGCCGCGCCCCAGTCATCCCGCTCAAGGAGCGCTGCGACCTCGTGTCCTCGCTGCGCTTCGTGGACGCGGTTGTCGTTGACCTGGACCAGGACAAGCGCCTCGCCTGGCGCCTTCAGCCTTTCGACGTCCTCTTTAAGGGCGACGACTGGAAGGACACTCCCAAGGGCGCCGCGCTCGAGGCTGAGATGGCCGAGGTTGGTGCGAGCGTTGTCTACCTGCCGTACACGCCGTCGACCTCGTCGACGAAGCTGCGTCGCTTCATCGCCCCCGAGGACTTCTCCGACGAGGCCCCGGCGCAGGACACGGACCAGGTGGTGGAAGGGGAAGCACAGTGA
- a CDS encoding CDP-alcohol phosphatidyltransferase family protein — MSLPVVLEPGSSWGTRFSAYRRALAAAQKPGAGVPAYMRWVNRGAARVVAAACAAFGWTPNFVSFISVCFSTIGLIALVAGVPAWWTGLIVGTALAVGFMFDSADGQVSRVTGASSKTGEWVDHVADAFRSPAIHFCTAVAVMVYLPDSWWLAIVALVYGWVTSGQFMSQILAEQFVRAAGRKQTRGGNLRSFVLLPTDPGVLCWSFVLWGFGVPFMVLYTFLAVVALAHSAISLRRRFRDLRALDAAAQQAATQGDSRA, encoded by the coding sequence GTGAGTCTGCCCGTCGTGCTCGAGCCGGGCTCCTCGTGGGGGACCCGATTTAGCGCCTACCGTCGTGCTCTCGCCGCAGCCCAGAAGCCGGGCGCGGGCGTTCCCGCCTACATGCGCTGGGTCAACCGCGGCGCTGCGCGCGTCGTGGCCGCCGCGTGCGCGGCCTTCGGCTGGACCCCGAACTTCGTCAGCTTCATCTCCGTGTGCTTCTCGACGATTGGCCTCATCGCCCTCGTTGCGGGTGTCCCCGCGTGGTGGACGGGCCTCATCGTGGGTACGGCCCTCGCGGTCGGCTTCATGTTCGACTCAGCTGACGGACAGGTCTCGCGCGTGACCGGCGCGTCCTCGAAGACGGGGGAGTGGGTCGACCACGTCGCCGACGCGTTCCGCTCCCCGGCGATCCATTTCTGCACCGCCGTCGCCGTCATGGTCTACCTCCCCGATTCGTGGTGGCTCGCCATCGTTGCGCTCGTCTACGGCTGGGTGACGTCCGGCCAGTTCATGAGCCAGATCCTCGCCGAGCAGTTCGTGCGTGCCGCGGGCCGCAAGCAGACGCGCGGCGGCAACCTGCGTTCCTTCGTGCTGCTGCCCACCGACCCAGGCGTGCTGTGCTGGTCGTTTGTCCTGTGGGGCTTCGGCGTGCCATTCATGGTCCTCTATACGTTCCTGGCCGTCGTCGCACTCGCGCATTCCGCGATCTCGCTGCGTCGCCGCTTCCGCGACCTGCGCGCCCTCGATGCGGCCGCTCAGCAGGCCGCCACGCAGGGGGACTCCCGTGCCTGA
- a CDS encoding oligosaccharide flippase family protein, translated as MSEANQARRSLARGGIVGFVGAAASAVLGFAFTIILSRMLGAQGAGIVTQATGVFAIVMALAKVGLDSTAIYLMPRLSLDAPEEIRATLSFMASMTVGVSTVCVLILEALAPSIWNAQVAASTRAVLWFVPIGALTLVASAALRALGNMREYVLIQNLLLPGLRPLLVALAAALTGSLAFVSVAWALPFVVVLVAAWWLLLRHMPSAADSVGCWPSAKRRRQVVSFALPRTLTAGLEQALQWLDVLLVGLLAGDAASGIYGGAIRFIQAGMVVDTALRVVVSPQFSKLLHQGKTKELRELYSTASIWLVLFAAPIYALMAIYAPALMRILGDGFAPGANVLVVLCVGSIVTFMAGNIHSLLIMSGRSGWAAVNKIVVLTLNVVGNVIFIPRGGMVAAAIVWALCMVLDAAMATVQVSRFIGVTPKFSEVVKPIAVVAVSAAIPGGCIAWWLGRDSFVATVAGSLLSILVFACVCWAFRERLHLAGLGSLAKARKG; from the coding sequence ATGAGTGAGGCAAATCAAGCCAGGCGTTCCCTCGCGCGCGGAGGCATCGTCGGCTTCGTCGGAGCAGCCGCCTCGGCGGTTCTGGGCTTTGCTTTCACGATCATCCTCTCGCGCATGCTGGGGGCGCAGGGAGCGGGCATCGTCACCCAGGCGACCGGTGTCTTCGCGATCGTTATGGCCCTGGCTAAGGTGGGCCTCGACTCCACCGCGATCTACCTCATGCCCCGCCTGTCCTTGGATGCGCCCGAGGAGATCCGCGCGACCCTGTCCTTCATGGCCTCCATGACGGTGGGCGTCTCCACCGTCTGTGTCCTCATTCTCGAGGCCTTGGCTCCGTCGATCTGGAACGCGCAGGTCGCCGCATCGACCCGTGCGGTGCTCTGGTTCGTGCCCATCGGCGCCCTCACTCTGGTTGCCTCCGCTGCGCTGCGGGCGCTGGGAAACATGCGCGAGTACGTCCTCATCCAGAACCTGCTGCTGCCCGGCCTGCGCCCGCTCCTCGTCGCGCTCGCGGCAGCGTTGACCGGGTCGCTGGCTTTCGTATCAGTGGCCTGGGCGCTGCCCTTCGTCGTGGTCCTCGTGGCCGCGTGGTGGCTGCTGCTGCGGCACATGCCCTCGGCGGCCGACTCCGTGGGTTGCTGGCCGAGTGCCAAGCGCCGCCGTCAGGTCGTCTCCTTCGCGTTGCCTCGCACCCTGACCGCCGGTCTTGAGCAGGCATTGCAGTGGCTGGATGTCCTGCTCGTTGGCCTCCTCGCGGGTGATGCGGCCTCGGGCATTTACGGTGGCGCAATCCGCTTCATTCAGGCTGGCATGGTCGTCGATACCGCCCTGCGCGTCGTCGTCTCACCGCAGTTCTCCAAGCTCCTGCATCAGGGCAAGACCAAGGAGTTGCGTGAGCTGTACAGCACGGCCTCGATCTGGCTCGTGCTCTTCGCCGCTCCCATCTACGCGCTCATGGCGATCTACGCGCCGGCCCTCATGCGGATCCTTGGCGATGGATTCGCGCCGGGTGCCAACGTCCTCGTGGTACTGTGCGTCGGCTCCATCGTTACTTTCATGGCCGGTAATATTCACTCTCTGCTCATCATGAGTGGCCGCTCCGGGTGGGCTGCTGTCAATAAGATCGTGGTCCTTACCCTCAATGTTGTGGGTAACGTCATCTTCATTCCTCGTGGAGGAATGGTTGCGGCGGCGATCGTGTGGGCACTGTGCATGGTGCTTGACGCGGCCATGGCGACCGTTCAGGTCTCGCGTTTTATCGGTGTGACACCGAAATTTTCCGAGGTGGTCAAGCCGATCGCGGTTGTCGCCGTGTCCGCCGCGATTCCCGGCGGGTGTATAGCGTGGTGGCTGGGGCGCGATTCTTTCGTTGCAACCGTTGCTGGGTCACTCCTGTCGATCCTCGTTTTTGCTTGTGTATGCTGGGCGTTCAGGGAACGTCTGCACCTGGCGGGACTTGGGTCCCTCGCGAAAGCTCGGAAGGGGTAG
- a CDS encoding ligase, with product MSPRRGLWAKPAPAQIGPLREDAQDLPAWPFIVAYSAYFLWWVLGSGDLMWPLFAAIMLVFMIGRHGLRFPPGSILWVFFLAWVLASMTMLDSGGRVIGAFYRFLLELSPGVFAVYAFNARTSLSVRTITGTMWGFLLSTTIGGFVAMAAPTLRFKTVMYYLLPRALHSNEFVKEFTNRGTTQWSPSSWFLSDPRPSAPFIYSNTYGNVYSLIFPLALIFAFVLWRDRSKWRYIVAAVCALSVIPAAATLNRGMYIGLIVIVLWVGLQRLRAGAWRTVVGIVATVVVGIGAWFATPASQSLLERVAASTSTEDRASNYLETLYELQQSPFLGFGAPRPSASPWLPSLGTQGQFWTVIFSYGLVGAFLFIAFFVRMFPRIWLAKDVYGSILGGIILATLVEQFYYGMNTGLMLSVVAVALLSRHLEEESDPIRGSERADGESARGVAGTTRVERAVRLGEWASPAANDGAFATQMLDRLNKSGRRGTRNRTASTSDRPSQTENM from the coding sequence GTGAGCCCGCGCCGAGGACTGTGGGCCAAGCCCGCCCCCGCCCAAATTGGGCCGCTGCGAGAGGACGCGCAGGATCTTCCCGCGTGGCCCTTCATCGTTGCCTATTCGGCGTACTTCCTATGGTGGGTTCTGGGCTCCGGTGACCTGATGTGGCCGCTGTTCGCTGCCATCATGCTCGTGTTCATGATCGGTCGACACGGCCTGCGCTTCCCGCCGGGATCCATCCTGTGGGTCTTTTTCCTGGCGTGGGTGCTCGCCTCAATGACGATGCTCGACTCGGGCGGGCGGGTCATCGGCGCGTTCTATCGTTTCCTCCTGGAGCTCTCGCCCGGTGTCTTCGCAGTCTATGCGTTCAACGCACGCACGTCGTTAAGCGTACGCACCATCACGGGCACGATGTGGGGATTCCTGCTGTCGACGACGATCGGTGGTTTCGTCGCTATGGCAGCCCCGACGCTGCGCTTCAAGACTGTCATGTACTACCTGTTGCCACGTGCGCTGCACTCCAACGAGTTCGTCAAGGAGTTCACGAACCGGGGAACGACCCAGTGGAGCCCGTCGTCGTGGTTCCTCTCCGATCCGCGTCCCTCGGCTCCGTTTATCTACTCCAACACATACGGTAACGTCTATTCGCTGATCTTCCCGCTTGCACTCATCTTCGCTTTCGTCCTGTGGCGTGATCGTTCCAAGTGGCGTTACATCGTGGCCGCCGTGTGCGCGCTGTCGGTCATCCCGGCCGCCGCCACCCTCAACCGCGGTATGTACATCGGCTTGATCGTCATCGTCCTGTGGGTGGGTCTTCAGCGCCTGCGTGCCGGCGCGTGGCGCACGGTCGTGGGCATCGTGGCGACGGTTGTCGTGGGTATTGGCGCGTGGTTCGCCACGCCCGCCTCGCAGTCCCTGCTCGAGCGTGTGGCCGCTTCCACGTCCACGGAAGACCGCGCTTCGAACTACCTGGAAACGCTGTACGAACTCCAGCAGTCTCCGTTCTTAGGTTTCGGTGCCCCGCGTCCCTCCGCGTCCCCGTGGCTGCCCTCCCTGGGGACGCAGGGACAGTTCTGGACGGTGATTTTCTCCTACGGACTGGTCGGAGCCTTCCTGTTTATCGCCTTCTTCGTGCGGATGTTCCCGCGCATCTGGCTCGCCAAGGACGTGTACGGCTCGATCCTGGGCGGCATCATCTTGGCGACCCTTGTGGAGCAGTTCTACTACGGCATGAACACAGGCCTCATGCTCTCCGTCGTCGCGGTGGCACTTCTGTCGCGTCACCTCGAGGAAGAGAGCGACCCGATTCGAGGTTCCGAACGTGCGGACGGCGAGAGCGCACGCGGCGTCGCGGGAACGACCCGCGTGGAACGAGCAGTGCGCCTTGGGGAATGGGCAAGCCCCGCCGCGAACGACGGGGCTTTTGCCACTCAGATGCTGGATCGACTCAACAAGTCGGGTCGTCGGGGAACGAGAAACCGGACAGCTTCCACGTCTGACCGTCCTTCACAAACTGAAAATATGTGA
- a CDS encoding glycosyltransferase family 2 protein: MPELSVLLPARNAAGTITRAVASTLAAMPRDAELVVGNDSSSDSTVGEAIRGASRGGVVDPRLRIEDITPGEGGVSRVLTQLMERTDSRLVGRMDADDVSLKGRFNRTMRAIERGDDMVFTQMIELRGARPVPRMPYEITPEDMGWHLLLTNPVCHPTMLATREIIDRVGGYRSVPAEDYDLWMRVASAGGRIRRIAPWGLLYRIHPGQVTGNASWRSDSWKNPDQAQAFADLSMSLTGQELPRLVSLVSLPRDEAERELDRFVQVYTQGVASRPASPRRALERRLNARAAWVRSHLQGDKS, encoded by the coding sequence GTGCCTGAGCTGTCCGTCCTGCTGCCCGCGCGCAACGCGGCGGGCACGATCACGCGCGCCGTGGCCTCGACACTGGCGGCCATGCCGCGCGACGCCGAGCTGGTCGTCGGCAACGACTCGTCGTCGGATTCGACGGTCGGCGAGGCCATTCGCGGTGCGTCGCGCGGGGGAGTGGTCGATCCGCGCCTGCGCATCGAGGACATCACCCCGGGTGAGGGCGGCGTCTCCCGCGTCCTCACCCAGCTGATGGAACGCACTGACTCGCGCCTCGTGGGACGCATGGACGCTGACGACGTATCCCTTAAGGGCCGTTTCAATCGCACGATGCGCGCCATCGAACGCGGCGACGACATGGTCTTCACGCAGATGATCGAGCTGCGCGGCGCCCGCCCGGTGCCCCGCATGCCCTACGAGATCACGCCCGAGGACATGGGCTGGCACCTGCTGCTCACCAACCCCGTGTGCCACCCGACCATGCTTGCCACCCGCGAGATCATTGACCGCGTGGGCGGCTACCGGAGCGTTCCCGCCGAAGACTACGACCTGTGGATGCGCGTGGCCTCCGCGGGTGGGCGCATCCGCCGCATAGCGCCCTGGGGCCTCCTGTATCGGATTCATCCGGGTCAGGTCACCGGAAACGCCTCGTGGCGCTCGGATTCGTGGAAGAATCCAGACCAGGCCCAGGCGTTCGCTGATCTTTCGATGTCTCTGACCGGCCAGGAGCTGCCGCGCCTGGTGTCGCTCGTTTCTCTTCCTCGCGACGAGGCCGAGCGTGAGCTCGACCGCTTCGTGCAGGTCTACACTCAGGGGGTCGCGTCTCGACCCGCCTCGCCCCGCCGAGCTCTCGAGCGTCGGCTCAATGCGCGCGCCGCGTGGGTGCGCTCTCACCTCCAAGGAGATAAGTCATGA
- a CDS encoding glycosyltransferase family 2 protein, producing MSADETMVTDHRSASIWHVDRSARVSQLISGDPSDPRALVLVRDNGRNSAFVEIDGTDHPETDPRVLEVEAAPARGWEEGSGADVDATVVICTVGSCDMLEEAVRAILAQDHQRFTLVVVDNAPHTGATREKLAGIDDTRLRIVSASRSGLSRARNRGVLAARGEVIVFTDDDAIVDPHWLTAMIDPFTASPYVAATTGIALPLEQRYAPQRWFESRGGFPKDMSARVWCAGDIPEGLEVLGEKGDGGPLFPITTARVGAGVCMAIRRDVLMEVGPFDPALGAGTSTRGGEDLDMFARILATGDIIVHTPDALVHHRHRVDESGLDRQIRGNGSGMAALLTKAIIAKPSVLGTLATRIPGVLKRVKPGGARVAGTDEDVPGSLTKSEIKGFLEGPFLYLSSRKRNKLGVPRRAEQHRATAPSSAAQAHASSVQENAGEGNGHA from the coding sequence ATGAGTGCCGATGAGACCATGGTGACCGACCACAGGTCCGCATCCATCTGGCACGTTGACCGTAGCGCGCGCGTTTCCCAGCTGATTTCGGGTGACCCGTCGGATCCGCGAGCGCTCGTGCTCGTGCGCGATAACGGACGCAACAGCGCGTTCGTCGAAATCGATGGCACTGACCACCCGGAGACCGATCCGCGAGTGCTTGAGGTCGAGGCTGCCCCGGCTCGCGGTTGGGAAGAGGGCAGCGGCGCGGACGTTGACGCCACCGTCGTCATCTGCACGGTCGGCTCTTGCGACATGCTTGAAGAGGCCGTGCGTGCGATCCTCGCCCAGGACCACCAGCGTTTCACGCTCGTCGTCGTCGATAACGCACCGCACACCGGGGCGACCCGCGAGAAGCTCGCGGGCATCGACGACACGCGGCTAAGAATCGTCTCTGCGTCCCGTTCCGGCCTGTCTCGCGCCCGTAACCGAGGTGTGCTCGCGGCGCGTGGTGAGGTGATCGTCTTTACTGATGACGACGCGATCGTCGACCCGCACTGGCTGACCGCGATGATCGACCCCTTCACGGCATCGCCGTACGTGGCGGCCACGACGGGTATCGCCTTGCCCTTGGAGCAGCGTTACGCGCCCCAGCGGTGGTTCGAGTCGCGCGGAGGATTCCCCAAGGACATGTCTGCGCGCGTGTGGTGCGCCGGTGACATTCCCGAGGGCCTGGAGGTCTTGGGTGAGAAGGGCGATGGCGGACCCCTCTTTCCGATCACAACGGCCCGCGTGGGTGCCGGTGTGTGCATGGCCATTCGTCGGGACGTCCTCATGGAGGTCGGCCCCTTCGACCCGGCGCTGGGTGCTGGCACTTCGACGCGCGGAGGCGAGGATCTCGACATGTTCGCCCGCATCCTGGCTACGGGTGACATCATCGTTCATACGCCCGACGCGCTCGTGCACCACCGTCACCGCGTTGATGAGTCCGGCCTGGACAGGCAGATCCGCGGCAACGGCTCCGGTATGGCTGCGCTCCTGACGAAGGCGATCATCGCCAAGCCCTCCGTACTGGGCACGCTTGCGACCCGAATCCCTGGGGTCCTCAAGCGCGTCAAGCCCGGCGGCGCTCGCGTGGCCGGCACAGACGAGGACGTGCCCGGCTCGCTGACCAAGTCCGAGATCAAGGGCTTCCTTGAGGGGCCCTTCCTGTACCTGTCTTCGCGCAAGCGCAACAAGCTTGGCGTTCCGAGGCGAGCCGAGCAGCACAGAGCGACCGCGCCGAGCAGCGCTGCGCAGGCCCATGCCTCGTCCGTGCAGGAAAACGCTGGCGAAGGGAACGGACACGCGTGA